One genomic region from Arthrobacter sp. YN encodes:
- the trxB gene encoding thioredoxin-disulfide reductase: MSIAENSAWQVRDVIIVGSGPAGYTAAVYTARANMKPLLIAGSVTAGGELMNTTDVENYPGFPDGIMGPDLMENFEKQAARFGTEIQFEDVTELDLDGDIKTVTIGTGETFQAKAIILSTGSAYRELGLANEKRLSGHGVSWCATCDGFFFKDQDIAVIGGGDSAMEEALFLTKFAKSVTVVHRRDTLKASKIMGDRAQAHEKINFVWNTAVEDVLGEDKVTGLKLKNLVDGTESELAVAGVFVAIGNDPRTDLIKGKVDLTPEGTIAVEGRSSRTNIKGVFAAGDVIDPTYRQAITASGSGCVAALDVEHYLADLHS, from the coding sequence GTGAGCATTGCAGAAAACAGCGCATGGCAGGTGCGTGACGTCATCATCGTAGGTTCAGGCCCCGCCGGCTACACAGCCGCTGTTTACACTGCCCGCGCCAACATGAAGCCTCTGCTCATCGCCGGTTCCGTCACCGCTGGTGGCGAACTCATGAACACCACAGACGTGGAAAACTACCCGGGCTTCCCTGACGGCATCATGGGCCCGGACCTCATGGAGAACTTCGAAAAGCAGGCCGCACGTTTCGGTACCGAAATCCAGTTCGAGGACGTCACCGAATTGGACCTCGACGGCGACATCAAGACCGTGACCATCGGTACGGGGGAGACCTTCCAGGCGAAGGCCATCATCCTGTCCACTGGTTCGGCCTACCGTGAGCTCGGCTTGGCGAACGAAAAGCGCCTCTCAGGCCACGGCGTCAGCTGGTGTGCAACCTGCGACGGTTTCTTCTTCAAGGATCAGGACATCGCTGTAATCGGTGGTGGCGACTCCGCCATGGAGGAAGCACTGTTCCTCACCAAGTTCGCAAAGTCTGTCACGGTGGTCCACCGACGCGATACGCTCAAGGCTTCAAAGATCATGGGCGATCGTGCGCAGGCCCACGAGAAGATCAACTTCGTGTGGAACACCGCCGTTGAGGATGTTCTGGGTGAAGACAAGGTTACTGGGCTGAAGCTGAAGAACCTCGTGGATGGCACGGAGTCCGAGCTCGCCGTCGCCGGCGTTTTCGTCGCTATCGGCAACGATCCCCGCACGGATCTCATCAAGGGCAAAGTTGATCTGACGCCCGAGGGAACCATCGCCGTCGAAGGCCGCAGCTCCCGGACCAACATCAAGGGTGTCTTCGCCGCGGGCGACGTCATCGACCCCACCTACCGCCAGGCCATCACGGCTTCGGGCTCCGGTTGTGTTGCGGCCCTCGATGTTGAGCACTACCTCGCAGACTTGCACTCCTAA
- the trxA gene encoding thioredoxin has translation MSNAKDVTDASFSTDVLASEKPVIVDFWAEWCGPCRKLGPILDEISVEYSDKVDVVKLNVDDNPAIAAEYGITSIPAVYLFSGGEVKSTVIGAKPKQFFEKEFADVLS, from the coding sequence ATGAGCAACGCAAAAGACGTAACTGACGCAAGCTTCAGCACTGATGTCCTGGCTTCCGAGAAGCCGGTCATTGTGGACTTCTGGGCAGAGTGGTGCGGCCCTTGCCGCAAGCTCGGGCCCATCCTTGACGAGATCTCCGTCGAGTACAGCGACAAAGTTGATGTTGTGAAGCTCAACGTCGACGACAACCCCGCCATCGCCGCCGAGTACGGCATCACGTCCATCCCGGCCGTGTACCTGTTCAGCGGGGGAGAAGTGAAGAGCACTGTCATCGGCGCCAAGCCGAAGCAGTTCTTCGAGAAGGAATTCGCGGACGTCCTGTCCTAG